One stretch of Molothrus aeneus isolate 106 chromosome 2, BPBGC_Maene_1.0, whole genome shotgun sequence DNA includes these proteins:
- the LAMTOR1 gene encoding ragulator complex protein LAMTOR1: MGCCYSSEAEASDQEEETKRLLEPAASPPNKVLNGAEQSYHNLPSARTDEQAMLSSILAKTAINIIDVSAADSQGMEQHEYMDRARQYSTRLAMLSNNLTHWKKLPLLPSLTNQPHQVLASDPVPFADLQQVSRIAAYAFSALSQIRVDAKEELVVQFGIP; this comes from the exons ATGGGCTGCTGCTACAGCAGCGAGGCCGAGGCCTCCGACCAG GAGGAAGAGACAAAGCGGCTGCTGGAGCCGGCAGCCAGCCCGCCCAACAAGGTGCTgaatggagcagagcagagctacCACAACCTGCCGTCAGCACGCACCGATGAGCAGGCCATGCTGTCCTCCATCCTCGCCAAAACAGCCAT CAACATCATCGACGTGTCGGCAGCAGATTCCCAGGGCATGGAGCAGCATGAGTACATGGACAGAGCCAGGCAGTACAG cacaCGCCTGGCCATGCTCAGCAACAACCTGACGCACTGGAAGaagctcccactgctgccatccctgaCTAACCAGCCGCACCAAGTGCTCGCCAGCGACCCTGTCCCCTTTGCAGACCTGCAGCAG GTGTCCCGGATAGCTGCCTATGCCTTCAGTGCGCTCTCACAGATCCGTGTCGACGCCAAAGAAGAACTGGTTGTACAGTTTGGCATCCCCTGA